From Styela clava chromosome 6, kaStyClav1.hap1.2, whole genome shotgun sequence, one genomic window encodes:
- the LOC120331442 gene encoding 40S small subunit processome assembly factor 1-like → MTKRRRHKMEIKDKVSMKEADNDKILSILDKYASEFLGETQPKETQPNTPIIPSTVMTKEENDNKLKKEVEIVIFKSKKTKNEEPEIKKASPTIVGTDSQFNIPKSKYTNERLNSSEVLEKLKFSVGSFGMKAFSKEEQREHERKRAIKLGAKPTKRKYVNYKILMEEQKRLKQDTSSGNNILSNNRTEYKEKTSGMPKFWKQGDKSLNPQIGKYKDGVLKLSSKDIKSVNRRR, encoded by the coding sequence ATGACTAAACGTAGGCGCCATAAGATGGAAATAAAGGACAAAGTGTCCATGAAGGAAGCAgataatgataaaattttaaGTATTTTGGATAAATATGCTTCAGAATTTTTAGGTGAAACACAGCCTAAAGAAACACAACCCAATACCCCCATAATTCCATCCACGGTGATGACGAAAGAggaaaatgataataaattaaaaaaggaagttgaaattgtcatatttaaaagtaaaaaaactaaaaatgaagaaccggaaataaaaaaagcatCACCAACTATTGTTGGTACAGACTCACAGTTCAATATTCCAAAGTCTAAATATACAAATGAAAGACTAAATTCTTCGGAAGttttagaaaaattaaaattcagcGTTGGCTCGTTTGGAATGAAGGCATTTTCGAAAGAAGAACAGAGAGAACATGAAAGAAAAAGAGCAATAAAACTTGGAGCAAAACCGACAAAACGGAAATATGTTAATTATAAAATTCTCATGGAAGAACAAAAAAGATTGAAACAAGATACAAGTTCTGGCAATAATATATTGTCGAACAATAGAACCGAATATAAAGAAAAGACGAGTGGCATGCCGAAATTCTGGAAACAAGGCGATAAAAGTTTGAATCCGCAAATTGGAAAATATAAGGATGGAGTTTTAAAACTTTCATCAAAAGATATTAAATCTGTAAACAGGCGCCGATAA
- the LOC120331596 gene encoding glutathione hydrolase 1 proenzyme-like translates to MLAFRNILIDGMKGKQSNDGASYKEFEFAAVVCNNSISSTVGKDILAEGGSVVDAAIASMLTLGVISLQSAGIGGGCIMIYYDAESGNEYSIDGRSIAPLALTNGKFYVDNEYGQTYGKSSIGIPGEILGFWEAHRMFGKLPWSRVFEPAILVAEKGFKMTSSTENWLDLMMPLVQENKRLKKFLQRSDGTFKRAGDIITRLTLAVTLRTIATEGADAFYNGSLTQLILDDIHDGFGFPSVIEKKDFTQYRVQMKETVKLQLNENLTLVVPGAPSGGPVLAYLLGILKGYQFNDDDLRENKILTYHRIIEAMKFAYCKKRRLGDTDFYPHNIKKIVDEMLTEEYCEEIRMKIDDFETHSQEYYEEILPLPEECGTGHLGIVGPDGSAIAMTSTINRAFGSHVYGERTGIIFNDQIVAFVNDGLADADKSYNRIQPGKRSLTYIAPAIILNRNIKDTSVKMVFGGSGGTFLLSSVAWSIMQHLWFNKSIDEAIRSKRPTHPGREANILYLEENMDEEVVQGLKERGHDVEMLSGYKSNVHAIVRLDNNKLAAKVDDRRGGSPDGY, encoded by the exons ATGCTAGCATTCAGAAATATACTGATCGACGGGATGAAGgg TAAACAATCAAACGACGGGGCCTCTTACAAGGAATTTGAATTCGCAGCTGTAGTATGTAACAATTCGATTTCAAGCACGGTGGGAAAGGATATTCTTGCCGAGGGAGGTTCCGTTGTCGATGCTGCGATTGCGTCTATGTTAACACTTGGTGTGATATCGCTTCAAag TGCCGGTATCGGAGGCGGATGTATCATGATTTACTACGATGCAGAATCTGGAAACGAATATTCTATTGATGGAAGGTCGATCGCTCCTTTGGCATTAACAAATGGCAAATTTTATGTAGACAACGAGTATGGGCAAACGTACG GGAAATCCTCCATCGGAATTCCCGGCGAAATTCTAGGATTCTGGGAAGCTCATAGGATGTTTGGAAAACTACCATGGTCACGCGTATTTGAGCCCGCAATTCTAGTAGCTGAAAAAGGGTTTAAAATGACTTCGTCCACAGAAAACTGGCTGGACCTCATGATGCCATTGGTGCAAGAGAACAAACGGTTGAA aaaatttctcCAACGTTCAGATGGAACATTTAAAAGAGCTGGAGATATAATAACACGGCTGACCTTAGCTGTAACTCTTCGTACAATAGCAACAGAAGGAGCTGATGCCTTTTATAACGGAAGTTTGACTCAATTGATATTAGATGATATACACGATGGGTTCGGATTTCCGTCTGTGATCGAAAAGAAAGATTTCACTCAATATAG AGTTCAAATGAAAGAAACGGTTAAGCTGCAGCTGAATGAGAATCTTACGCTGGTTGTACCAGGAGCGCCATCAGGAGGACCCGTGCTCGCCTATTTACTTGGCATTCTAAAAG GCTATCAATTTAACGATGATGATTTGcgtgaaaacaaaattttgacatatcACCGAATTATTGAGGCGATGAAATTTGCATATTGTAAAAAAAGAAGGCTCGGAGATACAGATTTCTATCCACATAATATTAAGAag ATCGTCGATGAAATGCTTACTGAAGAGTATTGCGAAGAAATAAGAATGAAAATTGACGATTTCGAAACTCATTCACAAGAATATTACGAAGAAATCCTTCCACTTCCGGAAGAATGTGGGACGGGGCATTTGGGAATTGTCGGTCCAGATGGAAGTGCAATTGCTATGACCAGCACAATAAATAGAGC GTTTGGCAGCCACGTTTATGGCGAACGAACTGGCATCATATTCAATGACCAGATTGTGGCATTTGTGAATG ACGGTCTTGCGGATGCCGATAAATCATATAACAGGATCCAACCCGGCAAAAGATCATTGACTTACATTGCTCCAGCTATTATACTCAATCGAAATATAAAAGATACGTCCGTGAAAATGGTATTTGGCGGTTCTGGAGGCACATTTCTCCTAAGTTCGGTTGCTTGG TCAATCATGCAACATTTGTGGTTCAACAAAAGCATTGACGAGGCGATTAGATCAAAAAGGCCAACACATCCCGGCAGGGAAGCAAATATATTGTATTTAGAAGAGAATATGGACGAG gAAGTAGTTCAAGGACTCAAAGAACGTGGCCATGATGTAGAAATGTTAAGTGGATACAAATCTAACGTTCATGCTATTGTGAGATTGGATAACAATAAACTGGCTGCTAAAGTCGACGATAGAAGAGGGGGATCTCCAGACGGATATTAg